Proteins encoded together in one Bacteroides zoogleoformans window:
- a CDS encoding glycosyltransferase family 2 protein, with protein MKKISCFIPYAGKEQVEKTIQGLQATGLVESIYLMTTNAELKELPGCHRICVEQPFGSRAMHAVANAAKGEYTLLYTKETTLEMGMFALERMMRIAEDTDAGMVYADHYQTTNGKQANAPVIDYQFGSLRDDFNFGSVLLFNTAKLKEAAGRMKAEYRFAGLYDLRLKLSQKAELVHINEYLYSEVENDTRKSGEKIFDYVDPKNRDRQVEMEQACTEHLKEIDGYLEPKFTQINFNDNSFEYEASVIIPVRNRIRTIRDAIRSVLNQKTDFKFNLIIIDNHSTDGTTEAIDEFKADERLVHIIPERNDLGIGGCWNMGVHHAKCGKFAVQLDSDDVYKDEHTLAIMVRAFYEQNCAMVVGTYMMTDFHMNMIAPGIIDHKEWTPHNGRNNALRINGLGAPRAFYTPVLREVKVPNTSYGEDYALGLNFSRRYQIGRVYDVVYLCRRWEDNSDASLDIVKQNGHNLYKDRIRTWELQARIALNKSKL; from the coding sequence ATGAAGAAAATCAGTTGTTTCATCCCTTACGCAGGAAAAGAACAAGTAGAGAAAACAATACAAGGACTGCAAGCCACCGGACTTGTAGAGAGCATCTATCTGATGACCACCAACGCCGAATTGAAAGAGCTTCCCGGCTGTCATCGCATTTGCGTGGAACAACCTTTCGGCAGCCGGGCCATGCACGCCGTGGCGAATGCCGCGAAGGGCGAGTACACACTGCTTTATACCAAGGAGACAACGCTCGAAATGGGCATGTTCGCCTTGGAGCGCATGATGCGCATTGCCGAAGATACGGACGCGGGCATGGTCTATGCCGACCACTACCAGACCACCAACGGCAAGCAGGCCAATGCACCCGTCATCGACTACCAGTTCGGCTCGCTCAGAGACGACTTCAACTTCGGCTCCGTGCTACTGTTCAACACCGCCAAGCTGAAAGAGGCTGCCGGACGCATGAAGGCGGAGTATCGCTTCGCCGGCCTCTATGACTTGCGCTTGAAGCTGAGCCAAAAGGCAGAGCTGGTGCACATCAACGAATATCTCTACAGTGAGGTGGAGAACGACACCCGCAAAAGCGGTGAAAAGATTTTCGACTATGTAGATCCCAAGAACCGCGACCGTCAGGTAGAAATGGAGCAGGCATGCACCGAACATCTGAAGGAAATAGACGGCTATCTGGAACCCAAATTCACGCAGATAAACTTCAATGACAACAGCTTTGAATACGAAGCATCGGTCATCATCCCCGTACGCAACCGTATCCGTACCATCCGCGACGCCATCCGGTCTGTACTGAACCAGAAGACGGACTTCAAATTCAACCTGATTATCATCGACAACCACTCCACGGACGGCACCACAGAGGCCATCGACGAGTTCAAAGCCGACGAACGCCTCGTCCACATCATCCCCGAGCGCAACGACCTCGGCATCGGCGGCTGCTGGAACATGGGCGTGCACCATGCCAAATGCGGCAAGTTCGCCGTACAGCTGGACAGCGACGACGTGTACAAAGACGAGCATACCCTCGCCATCATGGTACGTGCCTTCTACGAGCAGAACTGCGCCATGGTGGTGGGCACTTACATGATGACAGACTTCCATATGAACATGATTGCGCCGGGCATTATCGACCACAAGGAATGGACGCCCCACAATGGCCGCAACAACGCCCTGCGCATCAACGGGCTGGGCGCCCCGCGCGCCTTCTACACGCCGGTGCTGCGCGAGGTGAAAGTGCCCAACACCAGCTATGGCGAAGACTATGCGCTGGGACTGAACTTCTCTCGCCGTTATCAGATAGGACGTGTCTACGACGTGGTTTACCTCTGCCGACGCTGGGAAGATAATTCCGACGCCTCATTGGACATCGTAAAGCAGAACGGACACAACCTCTATAAAGACCGCATCCGCACGTGGGAGTTGCAGGCACGCATTGCCTTGAACAAGAGCAAGTTATAA
- a CDS encoding DUF4922 domain-containing protein, translated as MNQAIRRLLTEQTTSWETARNNYAALAGVQVKELNVNGIPYKVQFNPARIVSSGAKVDAKSIRERKCFLCPAHLPPEQKGIPFKGHYHILVNPFPIFPRHLTIPELAHVPQLIAPRFADMLELAQALSDFIIFYNGPKCGASAPDHAHFQAGNKGLLPIEKEWRGQVAGKIADYGKAALWYLNDAPRTTLVIQSASAADATALFDIIYRTLDVKPGEDEPMMNVLALYETQPAPSLRPGNEPEAEAFWTIFLFPREKHRPACYTAEGDANLLSSPASVDLGGVFITPVEKDFRKITAEDVARILGEVCLSADDFQRIRQRIKEQILNNTPL; from the coding sequence ATGAATCAAGCGATACGCCGCCTTCTGACCGAACAAACCACCTCTTGGGAAACCGCCCGCAACAACTATGCGGCTCTGGCAGGTGTGCAGGTGAAGGAGCTGAACGTAAACGGCATTCCGTATAAAGTGCAGTTCAACCCCGCCCGCATCGTTTCCTCCGGAGCCAAGGTAGACGCCAAATCCATCCGGGAGCGGAAGTGCTTCCTATGCCCCGCCCATCTGCCGCCGGAGCAAAAAGGCATTCCCTTCAAAGGGCACTACCACATACTGGTGAACCCTTTCCCCATCTTCCCCCGTCACTTGACGATACCGGAACTGGCGCACGTGCCCCAGCTCATTGCCCCCCGCTTTGCGGATATGCTGGAGTTGGCACAAGCCCTGTCGGATTTCATCATCTTCTACAACGGACCCAAGTGCGGCGCCTCCGCCCCCGACCATGCCCATTTTCAGGCCGGAAACAAAGGGCTCCTGCCCATTGAAAAAGAATGGCGCGGACAGGTTGCGGGCAAGATAGCCGATTACGGAAAGGCCGCCTTATGGTATCTGAACGATGCCCCCCGTACCACCCTCGTCATTCAATCTGCCTCGGCAGCAGACGCCACCGCCCTCTTCGACATCATCTATCGCACGTTGGACGTGAAACCCGGCGAAGACGAGCCGATGATGAACGTGCTCGCCTTATACGAAACCCAACCCGCACCCTCCCTACGGCCGGGAAACGAGCCGGAGGCAGAGGCATTCTGGACCATCTTCCTTTTTCCCCGCGAAAAGCACCGCCCCGCCTGCTACACCGCCGAGGGCGACGCCAACCTGTTGAGCAGTCCGGCCTCGGTAGACCTCGGAGGGGTATTCATCACTCCCGTAGAGAAAGATTTCAGGAAGATTACCGCCGAAGACGTAGCCCGTATTTTAGGAGAAGTATGTCTTTCTGCCGATGATTTCCAACGCATACGGCAGCGCATCAAGGAACAAATTTTAAACAATACCCCACTATGA
- a CDS encoding DUF559 domain-containing protein — protein MWEGLRNGQTGCKFRRQHIIDCYIVDFVCLEKQLIIEIDGGYHSTPEQQAKDADRTRHLESLGYHVLRFTNEEVIAHPECVMQQITSHMAQPISFQQEKETKEKDLSLVWYERDAHTHFDVCADDHCQRYQGITRACTDTVRQAIAATYGQVLTYNGKICDARFSKCCGGIFEEFQYCWADVKHPYLSKKRDLIPTPPTPDFSSPSSDPIPIEREGCDDNAILSQHPLPMGEGAGGERLERWIRTSPEAFCNTADKRILSQVLNNYDQETTDFYRWKVTYAQDELSALILKRSGIDYGQIIDLVPVARGTSARLWKLKIVGTKKTLTIGKELEIRRTLSNSHLYSSAFVVDKEDISPEGIPGRFVLTGAGWGHGVGLCQIGAAVMGEQGYTYDAILLHYYIDAEIKKLYDHE, from the coding sequence ATGTGGGAAGGATTGCGTAACGGGCAAACCGGCTGTAAGTTCAGGAGACAACACATCATCGATTGCTACATCGTAGACTTCGTATGTCTGGAGAAACAACTCATCATCGAAATAGACGGCGGCTATCATTCCACGCCTGAACAGCAAGCCAAAGATGCCGATCGTACCCGCCATCTCGAATCCTTAGGCTACCATGTGCTTCGCTTCACCAATGAAGAAGTCATCGCCCATCCCGAGTGCGTCATGCAACAAATCACATCGCACATGGCGCAACCTATCTCTTTCCAACAAGAGAAAGAGACGAAGGAGAAAGACCTCTCCCTCGTCTGGTACGAACGCGACGCTCACACCCACTTCGATGTCTGCGCCGACGACCACTGCCAACGTTATCAAGGTATCACCCGTGCTTGTACCGATACCGTACGCCAAGCCATCGCCGCCACTTACGGCCAAGTTCTGACGTACAACGGCAAGATATGCGATGCCCGATTCTCCAAATGCTGCGGCGGCATATTCGAAGAGTTTCAATATTGCTGGGCAGACGTCAAGCACCCTTACCTCAGTAAAAAGCGCGACCTCATCCCCACGCCTCCCACCCCCGACTTCTCCAGCCCTTCTTCCGACCCCATCCCTATAGAGAGGGAAGGCTGCGATGATAACGCAATTCTATCTCAACACCCCCTCCCTATGGGGGAGGGGGCTGGGGGGGAGAGGCTGGAGCGTTGGATACGCACTTCGCCCGAAGCCTTCTGCAACACGGCGGACAAGCGCATACTCTCGCAAGTGCTCAATAACTACGACCAAGAGACCACGGACTTCTATCGCTGGAAGGTGACCTATGCACAAGACGAACTGTCGGCCCTCATACTGAAGCGTTCGGGCATCGACTACGGACAAATCATCGACCTCGTTCCCGTGGCACGCGGCACGAGCGCACGCCTCTGGAAACTGAAGATTGTGGGAACAAAGAAGACGCTCACCATAGGCAAGGAGCTGGAAATACGCCGCACGCTCTCCAACTCCCACCTCTACAGCTCGGCATTCGTCGTAGACAAGGAAGATATCTCTCCCGAAGGCATACCGGGACGGTTCGTCCTCACCGGTGCAGGCTGGGGGCACGGTGTGGGCCTGTGCCAGATAGGCGCCGCCGTGATGGGCGAGCAAGGATACACCTACGATGCCATCCTATTACATTATTACATAGACGCTGAAATCAAAAAACTTTATGACCATGAATAA